One segment of Chitinispirillales bacterium DNA contains the following:
- the trpC gene encoding indole-3-glycerol phosphate synthase TrpC has product MEFLEKILVQKRLEIAKMTDETPKELRKTYSFVQHLRKNGEKIQIIGEVKRASPSQGDINTGVNIVEQAKIYERSGAAAISVLTDEVFFKGNIDDLRNVAAAVKIPVLNKDFILDKKQINRAINSGATIILLITAALKKSELEFLYNYAKNLGLEILVEVHNLEELRIAESINAEIIGVNNRNLKTFVIDLQTSVDLAKEFSTNAVHISESGMRTADDVKMICTQFNAILVGETLMRSENPAENIAEFKVLR; this is encoded by the coding sequence ATGGAATTTTTAGAGAAAATATTAGTTCAAAAACGGCTTGAAATTGCAAAAATGACGGATGAAACGCCAAAAGAATTGCGAAAAACATATTCGTTTGTACAGCATTTACGAAAAAACGGCGAAAAAATTCAGATAATCGGCGAAGTTAAGCGGGCATCGCCGTCGCAAGGGGATATAAATACGGGCGTCAATATTGTCGAGCAGGCAAAGATTTACGAAAGATCAGGAGCGGCGGCAATTTCGGTTTTGACGGATGAAGTGTTTTTTAAAGGAAATATCGACGATTTACGCAATGTAGCGGCGGCGGTAAAAATTCCCGTACTTAACAAAGATTTCATCTTAGATAAAAAACAAATAAATAGAGCCATAAATTCCGGTGCGACAATAATTTTACTGATTACAGCGGCTCTTAAAAAAAGCGAATTGGAATTTCTGTATAATTACGCAAAAAATTTAGGTTTGGAAATTCTTGTCGAAGTGCATAACTTAGAAGAATTGCGAATTGCCGAAAGCATAAACGCCGAAATTATCGGCGTGAATAATCGAAATTTAAAAACTTTTGTCATAGATTTGCAAACGAGCGTAGATTTGGCAAAAGAATTTTCTACGAACGCCGTTCACATAAGCGAAAGCGGGATGAGAACCGCAGACGACGTAAAAATGATTTGCACTCAATTCAATGCGATTTTAGTCGGTGAAACACTTATGCGTTCTGAAAATCCTGCCGAAAATATCGCCGAATTTAAAGTTTTAAGATAA
- a CDS encoding geranylgeranylglycerol-phosphate geranylgeranyltransferase: protein MKPTYMIFRNLSYFFQIVRVENALIASVGIALGWLYCNNSLPVSDLFFRVLAGFFALGYGNIINDICDIKTDKISHPNRLLVSGEITLRFAVISAIICFVFSILAGFFSSFELGMATLIPIFILTLYSARLKGTPFIGNFTVALLTGYTLFFGGFGDNATKILFPAILAFLSNFAREIVKDLNDEEGDKSAGLKTTSSISLRYVKAVIYLQFIAFITISFLPYFMNMLGKTYLLINVSFIVAIHFLYIKYFNEKRYKKSANALKIQMILGLFAITADFFWNL from the coding sequence ATGAAACCGACGTACATGATTTTCAGAAATTTATCTTATTTTTTTCAAATTGTCAGAGTTGAAAACGCATTGATTGCATCTGTCGGAATTGCGCTCGGATGGCTTTATTGCAATAACAGTTTACCTGTAAGCGATTTGTTCTTTAGGGTGTTAGCCGGATTTTTCGCTCTTGGCTATGGAAATATTATTAACGACATTTGCGACATAAAAACCGACAAAATTTCTCATCCGAACCGCTTGCTTGTTTCTGGGGAAATAACTTTGAGATTCGCTGTTATATCCGCGATTATCTGTTTTGTTTTTTCGATACTTGCAGGATTCTTTTCATCTTTTGAATTAGGTATGGCGACACTTATTCCAATTTTTATTCTGACGCTTTATTCCGCCAGACTTAAAGGAACTCCGTTTATCGGAAACTTTACGGTCGCTTTGCTTACCGGATACACATTGTTTTTCGGCGGGTTTGGCGACAACGCGACAAAAATATTGTTTCCGGCGATTTTGGCGTTTTTGTCTAATTTTGCAAGAGAAATAGTTAAAGATTTGAATGATGAAGAAGGCGATAAATCCGCCGGATTAAAAACTACTTCGTCTATTTCTTTAAGATATGTAAAAGCGGTTATTTATCTGCAATTTATAGCGTTTATTACTATTTCTTTCTTACCGTATTTTATGAACATGCTCGGAAAAACATACTTGCTTATTAACGTTTCTTTTATTGTCGCGATACATTTTTTATACATAAAGTACTTTAATGAAAAAAGATACAAGAAATCGGCGAACGCGCTTAAAATCCAAATGATTTTAGGACTTTTTGCTATAACCGCCGACTTTTTCTGGAATTTATAA
- a CDS encoding chorismate-binding protein, translated as MKILLIDNYDSFVFNVKQYILELGHETICIRNDKITVDEIKDLGVSAIVLSPGPKAPKDAGICLEVIRKFAGKLPIFGICLGHQAIGEAFGGKIIHAKELMHGKTGIIRSLKKGIFEKFDDFNATRYHSLAIERKTLPDCLEITCETDDGEIMGVRHKEFLIEGVQFHPESVMTQNGREILKTFFDRINCPKTQEIEFVKPKLEFFDLFREFYLNFGSENVCILDSARGPDIDRNNSVIGLFAKFDLTIYKGKMKFESKYDELKNKFAQEFSDIYDKQSDEFVLGSLIFSDIFVRLKKIFGTENKNLNFSNGLIGYFGYEYAHYLEKIRRENIADLSMPDVHLCFYSNLLIQNTKDNSTRMISNYITNDVGIEKCKIVEFIEQKDCISFSKDYKIKTGGIENSMSENDFFDKVKIAKEYIFNGDIFQVQLGNRKKITTNAAAIDIYSKIRKNNPSPYMFFWERNGYCLIGNSPELQLKVENQYMEIRPIAGTSKGKGKNETERKKLLDDLISSPKERAEHIMLVDLARNDIGIHAETGSVKVEKLLSVEEYSNVFHIVSIVSGKIPPDCNNMKLFEASFPAGTLTGAPKVRAMEIIQELENYERGVYGGAFGFFDFNGNILSSIAIRTAIKIGENVYFQSSAGIVADSNPMDEWNETQFKTDAIKSVIEGE; from the coding sequence ATGAAAATTCTACTGATAGATAATTACGACTCGTTTGTGTTCAATGTGAAGCAATACATTTTGGAATTGGGGCACGAAACGATTTGCATTCGCAACGATAAAATTACGGTTGATGAAATCAAAGATCTCGGGGTTTCGGCGATTGTTCTTTCACCCGGTCCAAAAGCGCCGAAAGATGCAGGAATTTGTTTGGAAGTTATTCGAAAATTTGCAGGGAAATTGCCAATTTTCGGAATTTGTTTGGGACATCAGGCGATAGGCGAGGCTTTCGGTGGAAAAATTATTCACGCAAAAGAATTGATGCACGGAAAAACAGGAATTATCCGTTCGCTTAAAAAGGGAATTTTTGAGAAATTCGACGATTTCAATGCGACCCGTTACCATTCGCTTGCTATAGAACGCAAAACGCTTCCGGATTGTTTAGAAATTACCTGCGAAACCGACGACGGTGAAATTATGGGGGTTCGGCACAAAGAATTTTTGATAGAAGGCGTACAGTTTCATCCCGAATCCGTTATGACTCAGAACGGGCGCGAAATATTAAAAACTTTTTTTGACCGCATCAATTGCCCAAAAACACAAGAAATCGAGTTTGTTAAACCTAAATTAGAATTTTTTGATTTATTTCGTGAATTTTATTTGAATTTCGGCAGTGAAAACGTGTGCATTTTAGATTCCGCACGAGGTCCCGATATAGACCGCAACAACAGCGTTATCGGCTTGTTTGCAAAATTTGATTTGACGATTTACAAAGGGAAAATGAAATTTGAAAGTAAATACGACGAATTGAAAAACAAATTTGCGCAGGAGTTTTCTGATATTTATGATAAGCAAAGCGATGAATTTGTACTTGGAAGTTTAATTTTTTCGGATATTTTTGTTCGTCTGAAAAAGATTTTTGGGACAGAAAACAAAAATTTAAATTTCTCAAACGGTTTAATCGGCTACTTCGGATACGAATACGCGCATTATTTAGAAAAAATTCGACGCGAAAATATCGCCGACTTGTCAATGCCGGACGTACATTTGTGCTTTTATTCAAATTTGCTTATTCAAAATACAAAAGATAACTCCACCAGAATGATTTCCAACTACATTACCAACGATGTCGGAATAGAAAAATGCAAAATTGTGGAATTTATTGAACAAAAAGACTGTATTTCCTTTAGCAAAGATTACAAGATTAAAACCGGCGGCATTGAGAATTCTATGTCTGAGAATGATTTTTTCGATAAAGTGAAAATCGCTAAAGAATATATTTTTAACGGCGATATTTTTCAGGTACAACTTGGAAACCGCAAGAAAATTACGACAAATGCCGCCGCAATCGACATTTACAGCAAAATCCGCAAAAATAATCCGTCGCCGTATATGTTTTTCTGGGAAAGAAACGGTTATTGCCTCATAGGAAATTCGCCGGAATTACAACTAAAAGTTGAAAACCAATATATGGAAATCCGCCCGATTGCCGGAACAAGCAAAGGGAAAGGAAAAAACGAAACCGAACGCAAAAAATTACTTGACGATTTGATTTCAAGCCCGAAAGAGCGCGCGGAACACATTATGCTTGTCGATTTGGCGAGAAACGATATAGGAATTCACGCCGAAACAGGAAGCGTAAAAGTTGAAAAACTATTAAGCGTCGAAGAATATTCAAACGTATTCCACATCGTTTCAATCGTAAGCGGAAAGATACCGCCGGATTGCAATAATATGAAACTTTTTGAAGCGTCTTTTCCAGCCGGAACGCTGACCGGAGCGCCGAAAGTTAGAGCGATGGAAATTATCCAGGAATTAGAAAACTATGAGCGCGGAGTTTATGGCGGAGCTTTCGGATTTTTTGATTTTAACGGAAATATTTTATCGTCTATCGCAATACGCACTGCGATAAAAATCGGCGAAAACGTATATTTCCAATCGTCGGCGGGAATAGTTGCGGATTCAAATCCAATGGACGAATGGAATGAAACACAATTTAAGACGGACGCGATAAAATCGGTGATTGAGGGGGAATAA
- a CDS encoding DNA topoisomerase IV subunit A: MAYVKDLYDLSFLEYASYVIKDRAIPYVEDGLKPVQRRILHTLFKMDDGKFHKVANVVGQTMKFHPHGDASIFEALVVLANKNLFIEKQGNFGNIYTGDGAAAGRYIECRITPLAKEILYNPEITQFEPNYDGREDEPMYFPAKIPVALVLGAKGIAVGMATEILPHNFHEVLSALKSALRNEPFELYPDFQTGGYIDVSDYKDGVGKILSRAKIEVIDDKTVVIKEIPCDITTDLLIKSIDEAAKKNKIMVSKITDFTSEKVEIEIKLKRGFYASEIIDAFYAFTDCEKSVSVNSLLIKQNHPVVMTVSEVVKDSAEQLKEILEAELNLEKYSLTQKLHLRTIERIFVVERIYKKIEEMKTQKEINNSVKDGFIPFTEEVGREITDDDVERLLQIPIRRISLYDIEKNKKEISDIKKRLSEIEKLLKNIVGYAIDWVENLDKKYGHLYPRKTEILEMDRVSAKDVAIRDKDLRYNGNNGYLGYELKEGPIRCKVSVYDKIIYIDKNGTYKVIDVPEKIFVGYRVRFIELAEVAATNVVFTALYKNSDGVLYIKRFKIEKTMNNKEYSILPDKNCELLELTTEADGTFIVNLVYIPKMKKTAEHCKIPDYSIKGVSARGYKITDKAIDGIEWKKNV, translated from the coding sequence ATGGCGTACGTTAAAGATTTATATGATTTGAGTTTTCTTGAATATGCATCTTATGTTATAAAAGATAGAGCGATTCCTTACGTCGAAGACGGGTTAAAGCCAGTACAGAGGCGGATTTTACATACTTTATTCAAAATGGACGACGGAAAATTTCACAAAGTAGCCAACGTTGTAGGGCAGACGATGAAGTTTCATCCGCACGGAGACGCGTCAATTTTTGAAGCGCTGGTCGTTCTTGCAAACAAAAATCTTTTTATTGAAAAGCAGGGGAATTTTGGAAATATTTATACCGGCGACGGCGCAGCCGCCGGGCGATATATTGAATGCCGAATCACTCCGCTTGCCAAAGAGATTTTATACAATCCGGAAATTACGCAATTTGAACCGAATTACGACGGGCGCGAGGACGAGCCGATGTATTTTCCTGCAAAAATTCCCGTCGCGCTTGTTTTAGGGGCGAAAGGGATTGCGGTAGGAATGGCGACCGAAATTCTTCCGCATAATTTTCATGAGGTGCTTTCGGCGCTGAAATCCGCGCTCAGAAACGAGCCGTTTGAATTATATCCGGATTTTCAGACGGGAGGATACATAGACGTCTCGGATTATAAGGATGGGGTGGGGAAAATTTTATCGCGCGCAAAAATAGAAGTGATTGACGATAAGACCGTAGTAATCAAAGAAATACCCTGTGACATTACAACCGATTTGTTAATTAAATCGATTGACGAGGCGGCGAAAAAAAATAAAATTATGGTGAGCAAAATCACCGACTTTACAAGCGAAAAGGTCGAAATAGAAATTAAACTTAAACGCGGTTTTTACGCAAGCGAAATTATTGACGCTTTTTATGCTTTTACCGACTGCGAAAAATCGGTTTCCGTAAATTCGCTTCTTATAAAACAAAATCATCCGGTAGTTATGACGGTAAGCGAAGTAGTAAAAGACAGCGCAGAGCAGTTAAAAGAGATACTTGAAGCGGAATTAAATCTTGAAAAATACAGTTTGACGCAAAAATTGCATTTGCGTACGATAGAAAGAATCTTTGTCGTTGAAAGAATTTACAAAAAAATCGAAGAGATGAAAACGCAAAAAGAAATAAACAATTCGGTAAAAGACGGTTTTATTCCGTTTACTGAAGAAGTAGGACGGGAAATTACCGACGACGACGTCGAACGTCTTCTTCAAATTCCGATTCGCAGAATTTCACTTTACGATATAGAAAAAAATAAAAAAGAGATAAGCGACATTAAAAAGCGTCTGTCGGAAATCGAAAAACTGCTTAAAAACATTGTCGGTTACGCAATCGACTGGGTTGAAAATTTAGATAAGAAGTACGGGCATTTATATCCTAGAAAAACCGAAATTTTAGAAATGGACAGAGTGTCGGCAAAAGATGTGGCTATTCGCGATAAGGATTTGCGATATAACGGAAATAACGGTTATTTGGGATATGAACTAAAAGAAGGTCCTATTCGCTGCAAAGTTTCTGTTTACGACAAAATTATATATATTGACAAAAATGGAACTTATAAGGTTATCGACGTTCCAGAAAAAATATTTGTCGGCTACAGAGTGCGTTTTATCGAATTGGCGGAAGTTGCGGCGACAAATGTCGTATTTACCGCTTTGTATAAAAATTCGGACGGAGTTTTATATATAAAGCGTTTCAAAATCGAAAAAACGATGAATAACAAAGAATATTCGATTTTACCGGACAAAAACTGTGAATTGTTAGAACTTACCACGGAAGCCGACGGGACGTTTATCGTGAATTTGGTTTATATTCCCAAAATGAAAAAAACTGCGGAACATTGTAAAATTCCGGATTATTCTATAAAAGGCGTTTCGGCGAGAGGTTACAAGATTACCGATAAAGCGATTGACGGAATTGAGTGGAAAAAAAACGTATAA
- a CDS encoding N-6 DNA methylase, giving the protein MNAKITIEADYSNTVPLGHRKKFAQFFTPYPVAELMIEWLLGNENLQTVLEPAFGLGVFSRVLLSKKSNVQIKGFEIDNLILERAKKEFSGMEKINLLPENYMYNDWQNKYDGIICNPPYFKFHDYDNKNVLKEIETNLKCRLNGFTNLYTLFLLKSIYQLKPNGRCAYIIPSEFLNSDYGKLVKTHLLKTGTLRHIIVFDFEENVFDDALTTASIILCANDNRTDRVQFTNIQSVAQLNVIEKLIVDYSRLSANSNSYSFSELDPECKWKTYYQPQNGHKFKNLIPFSTYAKVVRGIATGANDYFSFNLSKARRYGIDEHYLLPCICHSTGVQGNFFTKSDFEELKQKDKNVFLINAVNSDNTNVVKYLLKGEREEINKKFLTASRNPWYSLEKRTPAPIWVSVFNRTGLRFVRNEANVSNLTTFHCIYPQSNLFSDISINLLFAYLLTNTARQIFEDNSREYGNGLQKFEPNDLNNGKMLDLSKLSENNKSKIEMLYCENKNKNDWQFVNEIDAVLVKNFAV; this is encoded by the coding sequence ATGAACGCCAAAATTACTATAGAAGCAGATTATTCAAATACAGTGCCATTGGGACACCGTAAAAAATTCGCTCAATTTTTTACGCCATATCCTGTCGCCGAATTGATGATCGAATGGTTGCTTGGAAATGAAAATTTGCAAACAGTTTTAGAACCTGCTTTTGGCTTGGGCGTCTTTTCAAGAGTGTTACTATCAAAGAAAAGCAATGTTCAAATCAAAGGTTTTGAAATTGATAACCTGATTCTTGAAAGAGCCAAAAAAGAATTTTCCGGAATGGAAAAAATAAATTTGCTACCAGAGAATTACATGTACAATGACTGGCAAAATAAATACGACGGTATTATTTGTAATCCGCCATATTTCAAATTTCACGACTATGATAATAAAAACGTTTTAAAAGAAATAGAAACAAATTTGAAATGCAGGTTAAACGGTTTTACTAATCTTTACACTCTTTTTTTGCTGAAATCTATATATCAGCTAAAACCTAACGGGCGATGCGCTTATATAATACCTTCGGAGTTTCTAAATTCGGATTATGGAAAGTTAGTTAAAACTCATTTACTCAAAACAGGCACATTGCGACATATCATTGTTTTTGATTTTGAAGAAAATGTTTTTGACGACGCTTTGACGACTGCTTCAATAATTCTTTGCGCAAATGATAACCGAACAGACAGGGTACAGTTTACAAATATACAATCCGTCGCTCAACTAAACGTCATTGAAAAACTGATTGTCGATTATTCCAGATTATCTGCTAATTCAAATAGTTATTCATTTTCTGAACTCGACCCTGAATGCAAATGGAAAACTTATTATCAACCGCAGAATGGACATAAATTTAAAAATCTTATACCGTTTTCAACTTACGCAAAAGTAGTAAGAGGTATTGCAACCGGAGCAAATGATTATTTCTCGTTTAATCTTTCAAAAGCCAGAAGATATGGCATTGACGAGCATTATTTACTGCCGTGTATTTGCCATTCTACAGGTGTACAGGGAAATTTCTTTACTAAATCCGACTTTGAGGAATTAAAACAAAAAGATAAAAATGTATTTCTTATAAATGCTGTAAATTCTGACAACACGAATGTCGTTAAATATTTGCTCAAAGGTGAACGGGAAGAAATTAACAAAAAGTTTTTAACAGCAAGCCGTAATCCGTGGTATTCATTGGAAAAGAGAACGCCTGCGCCAATTTGGGTTTCGGTTTTTAACCGTACAGGGTTACGCTTTGTTCGCAATGAAGCCAATGTTTCCAATCTTACGACTTTTCATTGCATTTATCCGCAATCAAATCTGTTTTCAGATATTTCAATCAATTTATTGTTTGCCTATCTGTTGACAAATACCGCCCGACAAATTTTTGAAGACAATAGTCGCGAATACGGCAACGGACTACAAAAATTTGAGCCTAATGATTTGAATAATGGAAAAATGTTAGATTTAAGTAAATTATCCGAAAATAACAAGAGCAAAATTGAAATGTTATATTGTGAAAATAAGAATAAAAATGATTGGCAGTTTGTTAATGAAATAGATGCAGTACTTGTAAAGAATTTTGCGGTTTAG
- a CDS encoding SLBB domain-containing protein, with translation MRCEKNRTVAIIIIFAFFEIYSQVSAAALSGINLPDVYTGKTSQQQQVNSTLNLQTTQNIATDEIQSDIFYYQSAESYIDENNYYLGSGDVLKAVIWAVSETALNISVSGETCIIPTVGALDIGSIPLKDAKEKIAQLIKKKYKADRVDIFLSNVKNVNIQVQGQVAIPGNHTAAGNMSVSAFIEYIGGTSLDANLREIKLIHPKYGTRVVDILKSNRIIGYSEEVMRNGDRLFVPRRDLLISINGAVQYGGNYDFVDGDKLSDIINISGGILASADSSRIIVTRFVGEKDTTVKITVNLKDADSFALEKDDMITINRKSEYRPIRQVEIFGEVCFPGIYSIIENQTRLIEIIKLAGGLTDNAFLGASKIIRQNFIDAGENERQKLLSANGKVLISPSESNYLKYRTDARTKVSIDFANLPDENTLKNILLHEGDKIIIEKKSGTVNVMGAVVRPGLVQFDENKKFDYYVEQAGGYKSDAIKKNVRVIKAGTEVWLRPSQVNNIEHGDAIWVPEKDYVSKMETQQSVSIASGVLSVIGSIATVVTAAITVISFVQKE, from the coding sequence GTGAGATGTGAAAAAAATAGAACCGTTGCAATAATTATAATTTTCGCTTTTTTTGAAATTTACTCACAGGTAAGCGCCGCCGCATTAAGCGGCATCAATCTGCCGGACGTGTACACTGGAAAAACATCGCAGCAACAGCAAGTCAATTCCACGTTAAATTTGCAAACTACGCAGAATATTGCGACGGACGAAATTCAATCCGACATCTTTTATTATCAAAGCGCCGAATCGTACATTGACGAAAACAATTACTATCTGGGAAGCGGCGATGTTCTTAAAGCGGTTATTTGGGCTGTATCGGAAACAGCGCTAAATATTTCCGTCAGCGGCGAAACCTGTATTATTCCGACAGTAGGGGCGCTTGACATCGGTTCTATTCCGCTCAAAGACGCAAAAGAAAAAATTGCTCAGCTTATAAAAAAGAAATACAAAGCCGACAGAGTCGATATTTTTTTGAGTAATGTGAAGAATGTAAATATTCAAGTACAGGGACAAGTCGCAATACCGGGAAACCACACCGCCGCCGGAAATATGAGCGTTTCGGCGTTCATTGAATACATAGGCGGAACAAGTCTTGACGCTAATTTGCGCGAGATTAAACTTATACATCCAAAATACGGAACGCGAGTCGTGGATATTTTGAAATCCAACAGAATTATCGGATATTCGGAAGAAGTGATGCGAAACGGCGACAGACTTTTCGTCCCGCGAAGAGATCTATTAATTTCGATAAACGGGGCGGTACAATACGGCGGAAATTACGATTTTGTCGATGGCGACAAACTTTCGGACATAATAAATATCAGCGGCGGAATTTTGGCTTCGGCGGACAGTTCGCGAATAATCGTCACGAGATTCGTCGGCGAAAAAGACACAACCGTGAAAATCACGGTAAATCTCAAAGACGCGGATAGTTTCGCACTCGAAAAAGACGACATGATAACGATAAATAGAAAATCCGAATATCGTCCGATTCGTCAGGTGGAAATTTTCGGTGAAGTGTGTTTCCCAGGCATTTATTCTATCATAGAAAACCAAACCCGCTTGATTGAAATTATCAAATTAGCAGGAGGACTTACCGATAATGCGTTTTTAGGCGCAAGTAAAATTATCCGCCAAAATTTTATCGACGCGGGTGAAAACGAGCGTCAAAAACTATTATCCGCCAATGGAAAAGTTTTAATTTCTCCAAGCGAAAGCAACTATTTGAAATACCGGACGGACGCACGCACGAAAGTAAGCATTGATTTCGCTAATTTGCCGGACGAAAATACCTTAAAAAACATTTTACTTCACGAAGGCGACAAAATAATAATCGAAAAAAAATCTGGAACCGTAAATGTTATGGGAGCGGTTGTGCGTCCAGGGCTTGTACAGTTTGACGAAAACAAAAAATTTGACTATTATGTCGAGCAAGCAGGCGGATATAAGTCCGATGCGATAAAGAAAAACGTCCGGGTAATTAAAGCCGGAACGGAAGTTTGGCTTCGTCCCAGTCAAGTCAATAATATCGAACACGGCGATGCGATTTGGGTTCCGGAAAAAGATTACGTGTCAAAAATGGAAACACAGCAAAGCGTATCAATTGCGAGCGGAGTTCTGAGTGTTATCGGAAGCATTGCGACCGTCGTAACGGCGGCAATAACCGTGATCTCGTTTGTTCAGAAAGAATAG
- the glgA gene encoding glycogen synthase GlgA, with translation MNVLFIASEAVPFAKTGGLADVVSSLAAYLQTNGHDVRVAIPYYKAIKEKSGYTDDKFNVKQILGSFCVHMGNAQEQWCGLYETIGFGDVKVWLIESDNFFNRDGLYHDKNYNDFIDNPSRFAFLSNAAIQACIDVQFSPDIVHVHDWQSALALAYIKTWYWNNPAVARAAGVLTVHNAQYQGNYDRGNYSYMGFGWEHWTSDKFEDNGRINMLKAGISFADAVNTVSPTHAKEISSPYSEFGLAPYFNAKGEYFCGILNGVDYNEWNPQKDTYIKSHFSSKNLTGKTKCKEDLQKRFNLEINNDIPVIGIVGRMAAQKGYDIVAPVLEKILCEFAVQLVIVGSGDKGLEGYFGWLPSRYGGKFGSWIGYNNEMAHIVEAGSDMFLMPSRFEPCGLNQMYSLKYGTLPIVRRVGGLADSVDNYNQNTGNGTGFVFDDASPQAIYGTIKWAVETWYDRREHFIGMQKRAMEVDFSWDVAGKQYVELYHKAKVARAEYDNKFINNKKKRAEK, from the coding sequence ATGAACGTTTTATTTATTGCGTCGGAAGCGGTTCCTTTCGCCAAAACTGGCGGGCTTGCCGATGTTGTTTCTTCTTTGGCGGCTTATTTGCAGACAAACGGGCACGATGTCAGAGTGGCGATCCCGTATTACAAGGCTATAAAAGAAAAAAGCGGATATACAGACGATAAATTCAATGTAAAACAAATTTTGGGCTCGTTTTGCGTCCACATGGGAAACGCACAGGAACAGTGGTGCGGATTGTACGAGACGATAGGATTCGGCGACGTTAAAGTTTGGCTTATAGAATCCGACAATTTTTTCAACCGCGACGGGCTTTATCACGATAAAAACTACAATGACTTTATCGATAATCCCAGCAGATTTGCGTTTTTATCCAATGCGGCGATTCAAGCGTGTATAGACGTTCAATTTTCACCGGATATCGTTCATGTACACGATTGGCAGTCGGCTTTGGCGCTCGCATATATAAAAACGTGGTATTGGAACAACCCAGCTGTCGCAAGAGCGGCTGGGGTTCTTACGGTTCATAACGCACAGTATCAGGGAAATTACGACAGAGGAAATTACAGTTATATGGGATTCGGATGGGAACATTGGACTTCGGATAAATTTGAGGATAACGGACGAATAAATATGCTCAAAGCCGGAATAAGCTTCGCCGACGCCGTTAATACCGTAAGTCCGACGCACGCAAAAGAAATTTCTTCTCCTTATTCGGAGTTTGGGCTCGCGCCGTATTTCAACGCAAAAGGAGAGTACTTTTGCGGAATATTGAACGGAGTCGATTACAACGAATGGAATCCGCAAAAAGATACATATATAAAATCACATTTTTCGTCAAAAAATTTGACTGGCAAAACAAAATGCAAAGAAGATTTACAAAAAAGATTTAATTTGGAAATAAATAACGATATTCCGGTTATCGGAATAGTCGGACGTATGGCGGCGCAGAAAGGCTACGACATTGTGGCGCCGGTTTTAGAAAAAATTTTGTGCGAATTCGCCGTGCAATTAGTTATAGTAGGTAGCGGCGACAAAGGATTGGAAGGATATTTCGGCTGGCTTCCGTCAAGATACGGTGGAAAATTTGGTTCGTGGATAGGATACAACAACGAAATGGCTCACATAGTCGAGGCGGGTTCGGATATGTTCTTGATGCCGTCTCGTTTCGAGCCGTGCGGACTCAATCAAATGTATTCTTTAAAATACGGAACGCTTCCGATTGTCCGCAGAGTCGGCGGTTTGGCGGATTCGGTCGACAATTACAATCAAAACACCGGAAACGGAACCGGTTTCGTGTTTGACGACGCGTCTCCACAGGCGATTTACGGTACAATCAAATGGGCGGTAGAAACGTGGTATGATCGCAGAGAACATTTCATAGGAATGCAAAAACGAGCGATGGAAGTTGATTTTTCATGGGATGTCGCCGGAAAACAATACGTTGAGTTATACCATAAAGCAAAGGTCGCCCGCGCCGAATACGACAATAAATTCATTAATAACAAGAAAAAGAGAGCGGAAAAGTGA